One window of Sphingomonas sp. KC8 genomic DNA carries:
- a CDS encoding IS3 family transposase (programmed frameshift) — MPSKKHKPEEIIGKLREVEIVLAQGGTTAEACRRIAVTEQTYYRWRKEYGGLKTDQARRMKDLEKENLRLRRAISDLTLDKLILQEAAPGKLLSPARRRRCIDQLRRELPVSERRICRVLGQHRSTHRKVPRGADDEVRLTEDIIALAKQYGRYGYRRVTALLRDAGWTVNRKRVERIWRKEGLKVPQRQPKRGRLWLNDGSCIRLRPEYPGHVWAYDFVEGRTHDGRKFRILTIIDEASRECLALIVARQLKHEDVLAALADLFIARGPPAHIRSDNGAEFIATAVQTWLAQIGVKTLYIAPGSPWENGYNESFNGSLRDELLNGEIFYSLAEAKVLIEAWRRHYNTVRPHSSLGYRPPAPESATPPLPPSGSASLHLPSAMAAEATMH, encoded by the exons ATGCCGAGCAAGAAGCACAAGCCGGAAGAGATCATCGGCAAGCTGCGTGAAGTTGAGATCGTGCTGGCGCAGGGTGGAACGACGGCCGAAGCCTGCCGGCGCATCGCGGTCACCGAGCAAACCTACTACCGCTGGCGCAAGGAATATGGCGGTCTGAAGACCGACCAGGCGCGGCGGATGAAGGATCTGGAGAAGGAGAATCTGCGGCTTCGCCGGGCGATCTCGGACCTGACGCTGGACAAGCTGATCCTTCAGGAGGCCGCTC CGGGGAAACTTCTGAGCCCCGCGCGGCGGCGACGCTGTATCGATCAGTTGCGGCGGGAGTTGCCAGTGTCCGAGCGGCGTATATGCCGGGTGCTCGGGCAACATCGGTCGACGCATCGCAAGGTGCCGCGCGGGGCGGATGATGAGGTGCGGCTCACCGAGGACATTATCGCACTGGCCAAGCAATACGGCCGCTACGGCTATCGCCGGGTGACCGCATTGCTGCGCGATGCCGGCTGGACGGTGAACCGCAAACGCGTTGAGCGGATTTGGCGCAAGGAGGGGTTGAAGGTGCCACAGCGCCAGCCAAAGCGGGGCCGGTTATGGCTGAACGACGGCTCGTGTATCCGGCTCAGGCCGGAATATCCAGGGCATGTCTGGGCCTACGACTTCGTCGAGGGCCGTACGCATGACGGGCGCAAGTTCCGGATCCTCACCATTATCGACGAGGCCAGCCGGGAGTGCCTCGCGCTTATCGTGGCACGCCAGCTCAAGCATGAAGATGTGCTGGCGGCTCTCGCTGACCTGTTCATCGCGCGGGGACCACCGGCTCATATCCGGTCGGACAATGGCGCCGAGTTTATCGCCACTGCCGTGCAGACATGGCTCGCCCAGATCGGCGTGAAGACCTTGTATATCGCGCCCGGTTCACCGTGGGAGAATGGTTATAACGAAAGCTTCAATGGGTCGCTCCGCGACGAACTGCTCAACGGCGAGATCTTCTACAGCCTCGCCGAGGCCAAGGTGCTGATCGAGGCCTGGCGGCGGCATTACAACACCGTTCGCCCGCACAGCAGCCTCGGCTATCGGCCGCCGGCCCCGGAAAGTGCGACACCGCCATTGCCGCCGTCCGGTTCCGCTTCGCTCCACCTACCGTCAGCAATGGCGGCGGAAGCAACAATGCACTAA
- a CDS encoding copper chaperone PCu(A)C — protein sequence MRRGFMLLMPFAAFGLAACQPAASEQAGVNDAWVRLSPIADRPAAGYFTLRGGAEADRLIAVESGKASRIELHESGMQDGMMTMRPIDGVDVPAGGEVRFVSGGNHIMLFGLSPDVKPGGDLPLTFRFRSGKTIAVQAAARAAGDAPPGHMGH from the coding sequence ATGCGTCGCGGGTTCATGCTGTTGATGCCGTTTGCGGCTTTTGGGCTTGCCGCCTGCCAGCCGGCGGCGTCTGAACAAGCGGGTGTCAATGATGCCTGGGTGCGGCTTTCGCCCATCGCCGATCGGCCGGCGGCGGGCTATTTCACGCTGCGGGGCGGGGCAGAGGCTGATCGCCTGATCGCCGTGGAAAGTGGCAAGGCCAGCCGGATAGAACTGCACGAAAGCGGAATGCAGGATGGCATGATGACGATGCGTCCGATCGATGGCGTCGACGTGCCGGCCGGTGGCGAGGTTCGCTTCGTATCGGGTGGCAATCACATCATGCTGTTCGGGCTGTCGCCTGATGTGAAGCCGGGTGGCGATCTGCCGCTCACTTTCCGTTTCAGAAGCGGCAAGACGATCGCTGTTCAGGCAGCGGCGCGAGCTGCGGGCGATGCCCCGCCCGGGCATATGGGGCATTGA
- a CDS encoding flavin-containing monooxygenase — MIPYSAGIRVAVIGAGMAGILAGIKLKEAGLSNFRIYEKADRIGGTWRENSYPGLTCDVPSHAYTYSFEPNPDWSHHLPPGPEIQAYFEGVVAKYDLDPHIAYGEELVRCAFEGGRWHLESGRGTRDVADIVIAATGVLHHPSYPDIAGIDSFGGACFHSARWDHSVPLDGQRIGIIGNGSTGVQIVSALASRAGHLKHFQRSAQWIIPTPNGAFSEAERAAFGADPFLLKSVQNDPAYLELAWGWTEAIVDAGSAVMAETQAVARANLENSVRDPVLREKLRPTYRAGCKRLIHSPDYYQAIQHPNAELVTDGIVRIEAGGVRTADDRLHELDVLVFATGFDAHQFMRPMNVIGRNGVELNQAWAKRPAAYMAISIPDFPNLFMLNGPSGPVGNFSLIDIAERQWTYISHFINMIASGRAREISASHAALADYEEQRIEAAKTTIWGSGCTSWYLDADGVPSTWPWSYRRFAGEMAVPRLDAYDVIGANVPGAVH; from the coding sequence ATGATTCCGTACAGCGCCGGCATACGTGTCGCCGTGATCGGGGCCGGGATGGCGGGCATTCTTGCCGGCATCAAACTGAAAGAGGCCGGCCTTTCGAATTTTCGCATCTATGAAAAGGCCGACAGGATAGGCGGCACATGGCGGGAAAACAGTTATCCCGGTCTGACCTGCGATGTCCCGTCGCACGCTTATACCTATTCCTTCGAACCCAATCCCGACTGGAGCCACCATTTGCCGCCCGGTCCTGAAATTCAGGCCTATTTCGAAGGCGTGGTCGCAAAATATGATCTCGACCCGCATATCGCTTATGGCGAGGAACTGGTGCGCTGTGCGTTCGAAGGGGGCCGCTGGCACCTGGAAAGCGGACGCGGAACCCGTGATGTCGCCGACATCGTTATTGCTGCGACCGGCGTTCTCCATCATCCAAGCTATCCGGACATTGCCGGTATCGACAGCTTTGGCGGTGCGTGTTTTCACAGCGCCCGCTGGGATCATTCGGTTCCGCTTGACGGGCAGCGTATCGGGATCATCGGCAACGGATCCACCGGTGTGCAGATCGTGTCTGCGCTGGCGTCGCGCGCCGGCCATCTCAAGCATTTCCAACGCAGCGCGCAGTGGATCATCCCGACCCCGAACGGTGCGTTCAGCGAGGCGGAGCGCGCCGCATTCGGGGCGGATCCCTTCCTGCTCAAAAGCGTGCAGAACGACCCGGCCTATCTGGAACTTGCATGGGGCTGGACGGAGGCGATTGTCGATGCCGGTTCAGCCGTCATGGCCGAGACGCAGGCTGTTGCACGCGCCAATCTGGAAAATAGCGTGCGTGATCCCGTGCTGCGTGAAAAGCTGCGCCCCACCTATCGCGCCGGGTGCAAGCGGCTGATCCATTCGCCTGATTATTATCAGGCCATCCAGCACCCCAATGCCGAACTGGTGACGGATGGCATCGTGCGGATCGAGGCGGGGGGCGTGCGTACGGCCGACGATCGGTTGCACGAACTGGATGTTCTGGTCTTCGCCACCGGTTTCGACGCGCACCAGTTCATGCGGCCGATGAATGTGATCGGACGCAATGGTGTTGAATTGAACCAGGCGTGGGCGAAGCGGCCAGCCGCCTATATGGCCATCTCCATTCCGGATTTTCCCAACCTTTTCATGCTGAACGGGCCAAGCGGGCCGGTTGGCAATTTTTCGCTGATCGATATCGCCGAACGGCAATGGACCTATATATCCCATTTCATCAATATGATCGCGAGTGGCCGTGCCCGCGAGATCAGCGCCAGCCATGCGGCATTGGCGGACTATGAAGAACAGCGGATCGAAGCGGCGAAAACCACGATCTGGGGTTCGGGCTGTACCAGCTGGTATCTGGATGCCGATGGCGTGCCTTCCACCTGGCCGTGGAGCTATCGCCGCTTCGCCGGGGAAATGGCCGTGCCGCGGCTGGATGCTTATGATGTGATCGGTGCGAATGTGCCCGGTGCGGTACACTGA
- a CDS encoding lipocalin-like domain-containing protein has product MAASSAPATAATQPSEPRLIGTWYLVSYELQNGDGGTLHPLGRHPQGQIMYDKAGNMSCHLLNPDPPARPTDASNGAAYEARISYDRYSSYYGPYEVDLATRTVHHHVVGSLMPGWAGTDRPPPSGPV; this is encoded by the coding sequence ATGGCAGCATCATCAGCCCCCGCCACGGCGGCCACCCAACCTTCGGAACCCCGCCTGATCGGGACCTGGTATCTGGTGTCCTACGAACTGCAAAATGGTGACGGCGGAACGCTCCATCCGTTGGGGCGGCATCCGCAAGGGCAGATCATGTACGACAAGGCCGGCAACATGTCGTGCCATCTGCTCAACCCCGACCCGCCGGCCCGACCGACCGATGCAAGCAATGGCGCGGCATATGAAGCACGCATATCTTACGATCGCTATTCCAGTTACTACGGGCCTTATGAGGTCGATCTCGCCACCCGGACGGTCCACCATCATGTCGTGGGTTCGTTGATGCCCGGTTGGGCAGGGACTGATCGGCCCCCACCGAGTGGTCCGGTTTGA
- a CDS encoding TetR/AcrR family transcriptional regulator yields the protein MRKRLPFADRTRSIISAAATIFAAHGFERATTKQIAEAAKISPALLYEHFPSKEALYRAVLRSLIKDQDRLVATLAVRRPGGTADGAAELVMMLYSYFSACIMANTNELDVTAHRLLLASLAGDGTYARLLYRRALRKNVNALSTALDNARANGDLTGETLAAATSASFIEHVGSMMLSTHLLEKPVAPYADAGAELVRKAVFFCGRGLGLSDAAIARTYPADCA from the coding sequence ATGAGAAAGCGCCTCCCCTTTGCCGATCGAACCCGTTCCATCATTTCGGCGGCGGCCACCATTTTCGCGGCACACGGATTCGAGCGCGCGACCACCAAACAGATCGCCGAAGCGGCCAAGATTTCACCCGCTCTCCTCTACGAACATTTTCCATCGAAGGAGGCGCTGTACCGGGCCGTGCTGCGGAGCCTGATCAAGGATCAGGACAGGTTGGTGGCAACGCTGGCGGTGCGCCGTCCGGGCGGAACCGCGGATGGCGCAGCCGAACTCGTTATGATGCTCTACAGCTATTTCAGCGCGTGCATCATGGCCAACACCAACGAACTGGACGTCACGGCACACCGCCTGTTGCTGGCGAGCCTGGCCGGTGACGGCACCTATGCCCGCCTGCTGTATCGGCGGGCATTGCGCAAGAATGTGAACGCCCTTTCCACCGCGCTGGACAATGCCCGCGCCAACGGCGACCTGACCGGCGAAACGCTGGCCGCCGCGACTTCCGCGTCCTTCATCGAGCATGTCGGATCGATGATGCTGTCGACCCATTTACTGGAAAAGCCCGTTGCCCCTTATGCAGACGCGGGTGCGGAACTGGTCCGCAAGGCGGTGTTTTTCTGCGGACGCGGCCTTGGCCTGTCCGACGCGGCGATTGCCCGCACCTATCCGGCCGATTGCGCCTAA
- a CDS encoding lipocalin-like domain-containing protein, which yields MDHSDGGRSPSEPRLIGTWYLVSYELQNGDGGTLHPLGRHPQGQIMYDKAGNMSCHLLNPDPPARPTDASNGAAYEARISYDRYSSYYGPYEVDLATRTVHHHVVGSLMPGWAGTTVIRNYVFDGDDALTLSAAIGAGGQQAVLKWRRAK from the coding sequence ATGGACCACTCAGACGGAGGCAGATCACCTTCGGAACCCCGCCTGATCGGGACCTGGTATCTGGTGTCCTACGAACTGCAAAATGGTGACGGCGGAACGCTCCATCCGTTGGGGCGGCATCCGCAAGGGCAGATCATGTACGACAAGGCCGGCAACATGTCGTGCCATCTGCTCAACCCCGACCCGCCGGCCCGACCGACCGATGCAAGCAATGGCGCGGCATATGAAGCACGCATATCTTACGATCGCTATTCCAGTTACTACGGGCCTTATGAGGTCGATCTCGCCACCCGGACGGTCCACCATCATGTCGTGGGTTCGTTGATGCCCGGTTGGGCAGGGACCACCGTGATCCGCAACTATGTGTTCGATGGCGATGATGCTTTGACGCTTTCCGCCGCAATCGGTGCGGGTGGGCAGCAGGCGGTCCTGAAATGGCGGCGCGCCAAATAA
- the dnaK gene encoding molecular chaperone DnaK — MAKVIGIDLGTTNSCVAVMDGGKPKVIENAEGARTTPSIVAFAKDGERLIGQPAKRQAVTNPDNTIFAVKRLIGRRFDDPVTKKDTELVPYHIVRGPNGDAWVQAGGKDYSPSQISAFTLQKMKETAEAYLGETVTQAVITVPAYFNDAQRQATKDAGQIAGLEVLRIINEPTAAALAYGLDKNDGKTIAVYDLGGGTFDVSILEIGDGVFEVKSTNGDTFLGGEDFDARVVEFLAEEFKKAEGIDLTKDRLALQRLKEAAEKAKIELSSAQTTEVNLPFITADATGPKHLVKAISRADLERLVEALIQRTIEPMRKALADAGVKADAIDEVVLVGGMTRMPKVREAVKAFFGKEPHTGVNPDEVVAMGAAIQAGVLQGEVKDVLLLDVTPLSLGIETLGGVFTRMIDRNTTIPAKKSQVYSTADDNQQAVTIRVFQGEREMAADNKMLGQFDLLGIPPAPRGVPQIEVTFDIDANGIVHVTAKDKGTGKEQQIRIQASGGLSDNDIDQMVRDAEKFADEDKKRREAAEAKNNAESLIHTTERQLVEHGDKVDAGLKGEIEAAVAAAKTAVEGGDPEAMTEKSQALAQVAMKLGQAIYEKEQQSAAAPGADASEAKTDDVVDAEFSEVDDSNKA; from the coding sequence ATGGCAAAAGTAATCGGGATTGACCTTGGCACCACCAACAGCTGCGTCGCCGTGATGGACGGCGGCAAGCCCAAGGTGATCGAAAATGCGGAAGGCGCGCGCACGACGCCTTCGATTGTGGCCTTCGCCAAGGATGGCGAACGGCTGATCGGCCAGCCCGCCAAGCGGCAGGCCGTGACCAACCCGGACAACACGATCTTCGCGGTGAAGCGCCTGATCGGCCGCCGGTTCGACGATCCCGTGACCAAGAAGGACACCGAACTGGTGCCCTATCACATCGTGCGTGGCCCCAATGGCGACGCGTGGGTGCAGGCCGGCGGCAAGGATTATTCGCCGTCGCAGATCTCGGCGTTCACGCTGCAGAAGATGAAGGAAACCGCCGAAGCCTATCTGGGCGAAACGGTGACGCAGGCGGTGATCACCGTTCCGGCCTACTTCAACGACGCCCAGCGCCAGGCAACCAAGGATGCCGGCCAGATCGCCGGCCTCGAAGTGCTGCGCATCATCAACGAGCCGACGGCGGCCGCGCTGGCCTATGGCCTCGACAAGAATGACGGCAAGACGATCGCGGTCTACGATCTTGGCGGCGGCACGTTCGACGTTTCGATCCTCGAAATCGGCGACGGCGTGTTCGAAGTGAAGTCGACCAACGGCGACACCTTCCTCGGCGGTGAAGATTTCGACGCGCGTGTCGTCGAATTTCTGGCCGAAGAGTTCAAGAAGGCCGAAGGCATCGATCTGACCAAGGATCGTCTGGCGCTGCAGCGGCTGAAGGAGGCCGCTGAAAAGGCCAAGATCGAACTGTCCTCGGCGCAGACGACCGAAGTCAACCTGCCCTTCATCACCGCCGACGCAACGGGGCCGAAGCATCTCGTCAAGGCGATCAGCCGCGCTGATCTGGAACGCCTGGTCGAAGCGCTGATCCAGCGCACGATCGAACCGATGCGCAAGGCGCTGGCCGATGCCGGCGTCAAGGCCGATGCAATCGACGAGGTTGTCCTCGTCGGCGGCATGACCCGCATGCCCAAGGTGCGCGAAGCGGTGAAGGCGTTCTTCGGCAAGGAACCGCACACCGGCGTCAACCCCGACGAAGTGGTCGCGATGGGCGCCGCCATTCAGGCCGGCGTGCTCCAGGGCGAAGTGAAGGACGTCCTGTTGCTCGACGTGACCCCGCTGTCGCTGGGCATCGAAACGCTGGGCGGGGTCTTCACCCGCATGATCGACCGCAACACGACGATCCCGGCCAAGAAGAGCCAGGTTTATTCGACGGCGGACGACAACCAGCAGGCCGTGACGATCCGCGTGTTCCAGGGCGAACGCGAAATGGCCGCCGACAACAAGATGCTCGGCCAGTTCGATCTGCTCGGCATTCCGCCGGCGCCGCGCGGCGTGCCGCAGATCGAAGTGACGTTCGACATCGACGCCAACGGCATCGTCCACGTCACCGCCAAGGACAAGGGCACCGGCAAGGAACAGCAGATCCGCATCCAGGCATCGGGTGGTCTTTCGGACAACGACATCGACCAGATGGTCCGCGATGCCGAAAAGTTCGCCGATGAAGACAAGAAGCGCCGTGAGGCGGCCGAAGCGAAGAACAACGCCGAAAGCCTGATCCACACGACCGAGCGCCAGCTTGTCGAACATGGCGACAAGGTGGACGCCGGCCTGAAGGGCGAAATCGAGGCTGCCGTCGCGGCCGCCAAGACCGCGGTTGAAGGTGGCGATCCGGAAGCGATGACGGAAAAGTCCCAGGCGCTCGCGCAGGTCGCGATGAAGCTCGGCCAGGCGATCTACGAAAAGGAACAGCAGTCCGCTGCTGCTCCGGGCGCAGATGCCAGCGAAGCCAAGACCGATGATGTGGTCGACGCCGAATTTTCGGAAGTCGACGACAGCAACAAGGCGTAA
- a CDS encoding LLM class flavin-dependent oxidoreductase yields MKLSIVDLATIKPGETASDALTQSLDTARRADALGYHRIWFAEHHMAPAQASHHPELLIAAAGTQTRRIRLGSGAVLMNHYSPFKVAEMFKQLDAMFPGRIDLGMGRAAAGPIIDMALRRDRNTQPVDDHAAQVSETVAWLHQAFPAGHPFAGKPLIPTVATLPENWLLGSSRSSAQLAARIGIGYTFAGFINPQAAAFALRSYREQFVATPFGDGAPRAMLGVNVCVGEDAEHGRRLALSVKGYYQRLGRVGAAAFVPTMEEAEQELDEAERTEPTHIAGQRWPRFIAGSAAEVRQTLEQMIEQSGADEIIVQDMIADPEDRHRSHERLAKAFDLDGGPAQPQP; encoded by the coding sequence GTGAAACTGTCGATCGTCGACCTGGCCACCATCAAGCCCGGCGAAACAGCGAGTGACGCGCTGACACAGTCGCTGGATACGGCACGCCGCGCCGACGCGCTTGGCTATCACCGCATCTGGTTCGCCGAACATCATATGGCCCCGGCGCAGGCGTCGCATCACCCCGAACTGCTGATTGCAGCCGCGGGCACGCAGACCCGACGCATCAGGCTCGGCTCGGGCGCCGTGCTGATGAACCATTACAGCCCCTTCAAGGTTGCCGAAATGTTCAAGCAACTGGATGCCATGTTTCCGGGACGGATCGATCTTGGCATGGGCCGCGCGGCAGCCGGGCCGATCATCGACATGGCCTTGCGCCGAGACCGCAATACGCAACCGGTGGACGATCATGCAGCGCAGGTTTCCGAAACCGTCGCCTGGTTGCATCAGGCCTTCCCCGCAGGCCACCCTTTCGCTGGCAAGCCGCTGATTCCAACCGTCGCCACCTTGCCCGAAAACTGGCTGTTGGGATCCAGCCGTTCCAGCGCCCAACTCGCGGCCCGAATCGGCATCGGCTACACATTCGCCGGCTTCATCAACCCGCAGGCCGCTGCATTCGCCCTGCGCAGCTATCGCGAACAGTTCGTCGCCACCCCGTTCGGCGACGGCGCGCCACGCGCCATGCTGGGCGTGAATGTATGCGTGGGCGAAGATGCCGAGCACGGCCGGCGCCTCGCCCTGAGCGTCAAGGGATATTATCAGCGCCTTGGACGTGTGGGCGCCGCAGCTTTCGTCCCCACCATGGAGGAAGCCGAACAGGAACTGGACGAGGCGGAACGCACCGAACCGACCCATATCGCCGGCCAACGCTGGCCGCGCTTCATCGCGGGCAGCGCAGCGGAAGTCCGCCAAACCCTTGAACAGATGATCGAGCAGAGCGGCGCCGACGAAATCATCGTGCAGGACATGATCGCCGACCCGGAAGATCGGCACCGTTCCCATGAACGACTGGCCAAAGCGTTTGATCTGGATGGCGGCCCGGCACAGCCACAGCCTTGA
- a CDS encoding UTRA domain-containing protein has translation MLTPRNAHAKEQTPLHRRIRRDIETQIMAGVLKPGDRIPFEHELMRQYECSRMTVNKALSALAATGLIGRQRGAGSVVAQPRIHMAALAIPDIQEEIVKRGFRYQLTLVTREIVPGSSIDEQQMRLPRGVDVLSLRCLHIADQRVFAVEDRLISLDAVPEASDVDFSRIPPGSWLLAHVPWTEAEHKILAAQACELASVLNVEPQTACLILERNTWRAGRSITHVRQTFPADCFDLTARFISEASMG, from the coding sequence GTGCTGACACCGCGTAACGCCCACGCCAAGGAACAGACGCCGCTCCATCGCCGCATCCGGCGGGACATCGAAACACAGATCATGGCCGGCGTGCTGAAACCAGGCGATCGCATTCCGTTCGAACATGAACTGATGCGCCAATATGAATGCTCGCGCATGACCGTGAACAAGGCGCTGTCGGCACTCGCCGCCACGGGCCTGATCGGACGGCAGCGCGGCGCCGGTTCGGTCGTCGCGCAACCGCGCATTCATATGGCGGCGCTCGCAATCCCCGACATACAAGAAGAAATCGTCAAGCGCGGTTTTCGCTATCAGCTGACGCTCGTCACCCGAGAAATCGTTCCCGGTTCATCGATCGACGAACAGCAGATGCGCCTGCCGCGCGGCGTGGACGTCCTGTCGCTGCGCTGCCTTCACATTGCGGATCAGCGGGTTTTTGCCGTCGAAGACCGCCTGATCAGCCTGGATGCCGTGCCGGAAGCATCCGATGTCGATTTTTCTCGGATACCACCCGGAAGCTGGCTTCTAGCTCATGTTCCGTGGACCGAAGCCGAACACAAGATCCTGGCTGCGCAAGCCTGCGAGCTTGCATCCGTCCTGAATGTGGAGCCTCAGACGGCCTGCCTCATCCTCGAACGCAATACCTGGCGGGCGGGCCGATCCATCACGCACGTCCGGCAGACCTTCCCGGCGGATTGCTTTGACCTGACGGCCCGTTTCATCTCGGAAGCATCGATGGGCTGA
- the dnaJ gene encoding molecular chaperone DnaJ, which translates to MADADYYELLEIERTADDKTIKSSFRKLAMQCHPDRNPGCKDSEAKFKAINEAYDCLKDPQKRAAYDRFGHAAFQNGGPGNGAGFGGQDFGGFSDIFENIFGEFMGGGGGRGGRQNVRRGADLRYDMEIELEDAFHGKTTEIRVDVAATCEPCDGSGAKPGTSAKGCPTCGGHGKVRAQQGFFVVERACPSCHGAGQVIAEPCTACRGEGRVERAKTLEVNIPPGVDEGTRIRLSGEGEAGGRGAPAGDLYIFIHVARHKLFEREGTTLFARYPVSITTAALGGTIDVPGLDGQRHELRIPAGIQSGKQIRQRGAGMPVLNGRGHGDMVIQVDVETPTKLSARQKELLEEFRTLETGEESPEASGFFAKLKGMFGD; encoded by the coding sequence ATGGCCGACGCTGATTATTACGAACTGCTCGAAATCGAGCGGACCGCCGACGACAAGACGATCAAGTCGTCGTTCCGCAAGCTGGCCATGCAGTGCCACCCGGATCGCAATCCGGGCTGCAAGGATTCCGAAGCCAAGTTCAAGGCGATCAACGAAGCCTATGATTGCCTGAAAGATCCGCAGAAGCGCGCGGCTTATGATCGCTTCGGCCATGCTGCCTTCCAAAATGGCGGCCCCGGCAATGGCGCCGGCTTTGGCGGACAGGATTTCGGCGGCTTTTCGGACATCTTCGAAAATATCTTCGGCGAATTCATGGGCGGCGGCGGCGGCCGTGGCGGCCGCCAGAATGTGCGGCGCGGCGCCGATCTGCGCTACGACATGGAAATCGAGCTGGAGGATGCCTTCCACGGCAAGACCACCGAAATCCGTGTCGATGTCGCCGCCACATGCGAACCGTGCGACGGATCGGGCGCGAAACCCGGCACCAGCGCCAAGGGCTGCCCCACCTGCGGTGGCCATGGCAAGGTGCGCGCGCAACAGGGCTTCTTTGTCGTCGAACGGGCGTGCCCATCCTGCCATGGCGCAGGGCAGGTGATCGCCGAACCCTGCACCGCCTGCCGTGGCGAAGGCCGGGTCGAACGCGCCAAGACGCTGGAAGTGAATATTCCGCCGGGCGTGGACGAAGGCACGCGCATCCGCCTGTCCGGCGAGGGCGAAGCCGGTGGACGCGGCGCACCTGCGGGCGACCTGTACATCTTCATCCACGTCGCCCGCCACAAACTGTTCGAGCGCGAGGGCACAACCCTGTTCGCGCGCTACCCCGTGTCGATCACCACGGCGGCGCTGGGCGGCACGATCGACGTGCCCGGCCTTGACGGGCAACGCCACGAACTGCGCATTCCGGCCGGTATCCAGTCGGGCAAGCAGATCCGCCAGCGGGGGGCCGGCATGCCGGTACTGAACGGGCGCGGGCACGGCGACATGGTGATCCAGGTCGATGTGGAAACACCAACCAAGCTCAGCGCGCGGCAGAAGGAACTACTCGAAGAATTCCGTACGCTGGAAACGGGCGAGGAAAGCCCCGAGGCGAGCGGCTTTTTCGCCAAGCTGAAGGGTATGTTCGGCGATTGA